The bacterium genome includes a region encoding these proteins:
- a CDS encoding chemotaxis protein CheW, whose protein sequence is MANEVSSEKYLTFQIAEETYGISILKVREIIGLITITKIPHTPDFILGIVNLRGKVIPVVDMRTKFGFPYAEPTEQTCIIVVDLGQFQAGIVVDSVSEVMNINQSNIEPPPAFGSEVDTSFIVGIGKLKERVVLLLDIERVLSMGVDIDFIGSLTRQTAEDSQ, encoded by the coding sequence ATGGCGAACGAAGTATCGTCGGAAAAGTATCTCACCTTTCAGATTGCTGAAGAGACCTATGGTATCTCTATTTTGAAAGTGCGGGAAATCATCGGATTGATCACGATAACCAAGATTCCCCATACCCCCGATTTCATATTAGGGATAGTCAATCTCCGGGGGAAAGTGATTCCGGTGGTCGATATGCGAACCAAATTTGGCTTTCCCTATGCCGAACCAACCGAGCAAACCTGCATTATCGTGGTCGATCTTGGTCAATTCCAAGCGGGGATCGTTGTCGATAGCGTTTCCGAAGTGATGAATATCAACCAAAGCAACATCGAACCTCCACCGGCATTCGGAAGCGAGGTCGATACATCGTTCATCGTCGGGATCGGGAAGTTAAAAGAGCGGGTCGTCCTATTGTTAGATATTGAACGGGTACTCTCGATGGGGGTGGATATTGATTTTATCGGAAGCCTGACTCGCCAAACTGCCGAGGACTCGCAGTAA